In one window of Candidatus Scalindua sp. DNA:
- a CDS encoding CehA/McbA family metallohydrolase, which produces MLIDYKGACHIHTDYSDGRISIPDVVTSAQDADLDFIILSDHNTLLPKQDGWEGWHGNLLVIIGVEASPRYSGHFLALNTQPLNGNRDAADFSRYEYMSSSDCLDDALDYGSTAYIVHPMGIKKRNLMINLGAWHDWERNGFAGIEIWSYLIDWLEDLTFSNFRHFCKEPNLQITGPNPDLLSLWDRLGQERKVVGISGLDAHIRKIPFARRPLFTYEELFRTIRTHVLIDGELLKSNEAIHAVCNAHKEGRCYISFDLLEDATGFTFRADTAGRSYQMGEEFFSSGEEVHYEATTPYPATIKLLKDGKIYAERDSSFTLEFSSREKGVFRIEAYKDSKPWIFSNPIYAR; this is translated from the coding sequence TTGTTAATAGACTATAAAGGGGCTTGTCATATTCATACCGACTACTCGGATGGGAGAATTTCAATTCCTGACGTAGTTACCAGTGCACAGGATGCCGATCTCGATTTTATCATACTTTCAGACCACAATACCCTTCTGCCAAAGCAAGATGGCTGGGAAGGATGGCATGGCAACCTTTTAGTCATTATCGGTGTGGAGGCATCTCCACGATATTCAGGTCATTTCCTGGCACTCAACACACAACCGCTAAACGGGAATAGAGATGCCGCTGATTTCAGCAGATATGAATACATGTCATCAAGTGATTGTCTTGACGACGCCTTGGATTACGGTAGCACTGCATATATCGTACATCCGATGGGAATTAAAAAAAGGAACCTGATGATAAATCTTGGGGCCTGGCATGATTGGGAACGCAATGGTTTTGCCGGAATTGAAATCTGGTCATATCTGATTGACTGGCTTGAAGACTTGACATTCTCAAACTTTCGCCATTTTTGCAAAGAGCCGAACCTGCAGATTACAGGCCCCAATCCAGATTTGTTATCCCTCTGGGACCGTTTAGGACAGGAGCGTAAGGTCGTTGGTATCTCAGGACTTGATGCGCATATCAGGAAAATACCATTCGCGAGAAGGCCGCTCTTTACCTATGAAGAGCTCTTCCGGACAATCCGAACCCATGTACTCATAGACGGGGAATTATTAAAATCCAATGAAGCCATTCACGCTGTTTGTAATGCACATAAGGAGGGGAGATGTTACATCTCTTTTGATCTGCTTGAAGACGCTACAGGTTTCACCTTCAGAGCTGACACAGCCGGGAGAAGCTATCAGATGGGTGAGGAGTTCTTCTCTTCAGGAGAAGAGGTTCACTACGAGGCCACAACACCCTACCCAGCGACCATAAAACTCCTTAAGGATGGCAAAATATATGCCGAAAGGGATAGTAGTTTTACTCTGGAATTTTCAAGCAGAGAAAAAGGTGTTTTCCGCATAGAAGCCTACAAAGACAGCAAACCATGGATATTTTCAAATCCAATATATGCCAGATAA
- a CDS encoding NYN domain-containing protein has product MDLRLAVLIDGDNIPSAYVKEMMEEIAKYGNPTIKRIYGDWTKPNLSKWKNLLLENAITPIQQYGYTKGKNATDSAMIIDAMDILYSEKVNGFCLVSSDSDFTRLATRLREAGLKVFGIGEKKTPEPFIAACDKFIYIEILKNQSDESESELPKSKASQKSDVDKITPKVIKLISTTISDLADDDGWAFLGDVGNLLQKKQPNFDSRNYGFQKLTPLIKSTKKFDIEKRENPKGRFKLIYVKNK; this is encoded by the coding sequence ATGGATTTAAGACTCGCAGTATTAATAGATGGTGATAATATACCTTCTGCTTATGTGAAAGAGATGATGGAAGAAATTGCCAAGTATGGCAATCCTACAATTAAGAGAATTTATGGAGACTGGACAAAACCAAATCTATCAAAGTGGAAGAATCTCCTTCTGGAAAATGCTATTACTCCAATTCAACAATATGGATATACAAAAGGAAAAAATGCGACAGATTCCGCAATGATTATTGATGCAATGGATATTCTCTATTCAGAAAAAGTTAATGGTTTTTGCCTGGTATCCAGCGACAGTGATTTTACACGTCTGGCAACAAGGCTTCGTGAGGCCGGATTGAAAGTATTTGGAATCGGGGAGAAAAAAACACCGGAACCATTTATCGCTGCTTGTGATAAATTCATTTATATTGAAATTCTTAAAAACCAATCTGATGAAAGTGAATCTGAACTCCCCAAGAGCAAGGCCTCACAAAAAAGCGATGTCGATAAAATAACTCCAAAAGTGATTAAACTGATTTCGACTACCATCTCTGATTTGGCAGATGATGATGGTTGGGCATTTCTTGGAGACGTTGGAAATCTTCTACAGAAAAAGCAACCCAATTTTGATTCCAGAAACTACGGCTTCCAAAAGCTGACTCCGTTGATTAAATCAACTAAAAAATTTGATATTGAAAAACGTGAAAATCCAAAGGGACGATTTAAGTTGATTTATGTAAAAAACAAATAA
- a CDS encoding YhgN family NAAT transporter, with product MIEISSTVLSSAMVLFLVMDPLGNLPLFLTLLKNYSKKRRRVIIIREVFIALAILIFFLFFGQVFLDFLQLQQESVSIAGGIVLFIIAIHMIFPRENGIMGARGQEEPFIVPLAIPLIAGPSTLATLILMVRSDPTRMMEWSLALLIAWTANAIILLFAPILYKILRQRGLLAMERLMGMILIMISVQMLLDGIKNLLQ from the coding sequence ATGATAGAAATAAGCAGTACAGTTCTTTCGTCGGCAATGGTTTTGTTTCTTGTTATGGATCCATTAGGAAACTTACCACTTTTTTTAACTTTATTGAAAAATTACAGCAAAAAACGTCGTAGGGTTATAATAATCAGGGAAGTGTTTATTGCTTTGGCTATCTTAATATTCTTTCTGTTTTTTGGCCAAGTTTTTTTAGATTTTTTACAATTACAACAAGAATCGGTCAGCATTGCCGGCGGTATTGTTTTATTCATTATTGCTATCCATATGATTTTTCCGCGAGAGAATGGTATTATGGGAGCCAGGGGGCAAGAGGAACCGTTTATTGTCCCGTTGGCAATTCCACTTATCGCGGGACCATCGACACTTGCCACATTAATTTTAATGGTACGAAGCGATCCTACACGGATGATGGAATGGTCGTTGGCTTTGCTGATTGCCTGGACAGCAAATGCAATTATACTATTATTCGCGCCAATTCTGTATAAAATATTAAGACAAAGAGGACTCCTGGCTATGGAGCGTTTGATGGGGATGATACTGATTATGATCTCAGTTCAAATGCTGCTTGACGGGATTAAAAACTTGCTGCAATAA
- the mnhG gene encoding monovalent cation/H(+) antiporter subunit G has translation MIREWICAILLVSGSLFMFIAALGIVRFPDLFTRMHTATKSASFGSVLMLCAVAVYFGEVWVIFETILVIFFIFLTTPVGAHMIGRVAYLLGAPLWEGTVIDELQGRYNMRKRVLESGIHDSATQTGNENKMDNHLNEIK, from the coding sequence ATGATACGGGAATGGATCTGCGCCATACTGTTGGTCTCTGGCTCCCTATTTATGTTTATAGCCGCTCTGGGTATTGTGCGCTTTCCAGACCTGTTTACACGTATGCATACGGCCACTAAATCCGCTTCTTTTGGCTCGGTTCTGATGCTGTGCGCCGTAGCCGTCTATTTTGGTGAGGTCTGGGTTATTTTCGAAACCATCCTTGTAATCTTCTTTATCTTTCTGACGACGCCGGTGGGAGCTCACATGATCGGGCGTGTGGCATACTTGCTTGGCGCTCCACTGTGGGAAGGAACCGTAATCGATGAATTACAGGGCCGCTACAATATGCGCAAACGGGTACTGGAAAGCGGGATCCACGATTCTGCCACTCAAACAGGTAATGAAAATAAAATGGATAATCACCTTAATGAAATAAAGTGA
- a CDS encoding monovalent cation/H+ antiporter complex subunit F codes for MILQELTLIKGAVLFAFFILIISLFLAFFRLARGPVLPDRIVALDLIVSLAVGLIAGYTILTKQSVFLNTAVVLTMIAFLGTVAFARYLERRWL; via the coding sequence ATGATCTTACAAGAGCTTACATTGATTAAGGGCGCGGTCTTGTTTGCTTTTTTTATCTTAATCATATCCCTTTTTCTGGCGTTTTTTCGACTGGCGCGCGGTCCCGTTCTGCCCGACCGGATTGTGGCCCTTGACCTTATTGTCTCGTTGGCGGTCGGTTTGATTGCCGGATATACAATACTTACCAAACAATCCGTCTTTCTGAATACGGCAGTCGTGCTGACCATGATTGCATTTCTGGGCACGGTGGCCTTTGCGCGTTATTTAGAAAGGAGATGGTTATGA
- a CDS encoding Na+/H+ antiporter subunit E, with amino-acid sequence MINIFRKILIKLFMIVWFALFYLKELFQANLRVAHDVLTPRHRMKPGIIAIPLDIKSDLGILALTNLITMTPGTLSLDVSTDGSVLYIHAMYIDDLEGLRREIKEGFEKKVMGVFG; translated from the coding sequence ATGATTAATATTTTTAGAAAGATCCTTATAAAACTGTTTATGATTGTCTGGTTCGCATTGTTCTACCTGAAAGAACTCTTTCAGGCAAACCTGCGGGTAGCGCACGATGTTTTAACGCCGCGCCACCGCATGAAGCCAGGCATAATCGCCATCCCGCTGGATATCAAGTCAGACCTTGGTATTTTAGCCTTGACAAATCTTATCACCATGACGCCCGGCACCCTGAGTCTGGACGTCTCCACTGACGGGAGCGTGTTATATATCCACGCCATGTACATCGATGATCTTGAGGGACTTCGCCGTGAGATCAAGGAGGGATTTGAAAAGAAGGTAATGGGGGTGTTTGGATGA
- a CDS encoding Na+/H+ antiporter subunit D, with protein sequence MKLLIVLPILIPFATAIASLFVRRWILAQRILGVAGAAGLLGAALALLKMVEGDGIQAVQIGNWPAPYGITLVADLFGAIMVTLAGLMGFAVAVYSLASMDAQREKFGYYSLLHIMLMGVCGAFLTGDLFNLYVWFEVLLISSFVLMALGGERAQIEGALKYVTLNLISSALFLAGIGILYGKIGTLNMADLAYKLSLEPQSNLINSSAMLFLIAFGIKAAIFPLFFWLPDSYHTPPVAVSAIFAGLLTKVGVYAMIRSFTLFFVQDVGFTHTLILIASGLTMVTGVLGAMAQNEFRRILSFHIISQIGYMIMGLALFTPLALAGSVFYIIHHIIVKTNLFLISGVVYHLDRTYELKNLGGLYRNKPGLAVLFMIPAMSLAGIPPLSGFFAKLALVKAGLEMQQYAIVITALGVSLLTLFSMIKIWGEAFWKPEPTKSEYMGSEQTQISRKSQIFFLSPVVLLAIVTVLLGLAAEPFFTLATRAAEQLLDPSEYIHAVFGRKL encoded by the coding sequence TTGAAGCTATTAATTGTTTTGCCCATTCTAATTCCTTTTGCCACCGCTATCGCCTCCCTGTTTGTCAGGCGTTGGATATTGGCGCAGCGCATCCTGGGAGTAGCAGGGGCAGCAGGTTTACTGGGTGCAGCGCTGGCGCTTTTAAAAATGGTAGAGGGTGATGGCATCCAGGCTGTGCAAATAGGCAACTGGCCGGCGCCTTACGGCATCACGCTGGTTGCCGATCTCTTTGGCGCTATCATGGTTACGCTGGCGGGGCTGATGGGATTTGCCGTTGCCGTTTACTCCCTGGCAAGTATGGACGCGCAGCGTGAGAAGTTTGGCTACTACTCCCTCCTGCACATTATGTTAATGGGTGTGTGCGGCGCATTCCTGACCGGCGACTTGTTCAACCTTTACGTCTGGTTTGAAGTCTTGCTGATTTCTTCGTTCGTGTTAATGGCCCTGGGTGGCGAAAGGGCACAGATTGAAGGCGCATTGAAGTACGTTACGCTGAACCTGATTTCTTCGGCCCTGTTTCTGGCGGGCATAGGAATATTGTACGGCAAAATCGGCACCTTGAATATGGCCGACCTGGCCTATAAACTGAGCCTCGAACCCCAGTCCAACCTGATTAACAGTTCGGCAATGTTGTTCTTGATTGCTTTCGGGATAAAAGCGGCCATTTTTCCCCTTTTCTTCTGGCTGCCGGATTCGTATCATACACCGCCGGTGGCAGTATCGGCTATCTTTGCTGGTCTGCTGACAAAGGTGGGCGTTTATGCCATGATCCGCTCCTTTACCCTGTTTTTTGTACAGGACGTGGGCTTCACACATACATTGATTTTGATTGCTTCCGGATTAACCATGGTTACAGGAGTATTAGGGGCAATGGCGCAGAATGAGTTTCGACGTATTTTGTCCTTTCATATAATCAGCCAGATCGGATATATGATCATGGGGCTGGCCTTGTTCACACCGCTGGCTCTGGCCGGTTCCGTGTTTTATATCATTCACCATATCATAGTGAAAACAAATCTGTTCCTGATAAGCGGTGTGGTTTACCATCTTGACAGAACGTATGAATTAAAGAATTTGGGTGGGCTTTACCGGAATAAGCCTGGCCTGGCCGTATTGTTTATGATACCGGCAATGTCCCTGGCTGGAATTCCGCCACTTTCAGGTTTTTTCGCCAAACTTGCCCTGGTAAAGGCTGGATTGGAAATGCAGCAATATGCCATAGTGATCACCGCTCTGGGCGTCAGCCTCCTGACCCTGTTCTCTATGATAAAAATCTGGGGCGAAGCCTTTTGGAAACCAGAGCCAACTAAATCTGAATATATGGGTTCCGAACAGACGCAAATTTCAAGAAAATCGCAAATCTTTTTTCTCAGTCCCGTTGTATTACTGGCCATTGTAACTGTCCTGTTGGGCTTGGCAGCAGAGCCGTTCTTCACCCTGGCCACACGCGCAGCCGAACAGTTGCTTGATCCGTCTGAATATATTCATGCCGTGTTTGGGAGGAAATTATGA
- a CDS encoding Na+/H+ antiporter subunit C: MDTVLAIVIGGLYAAGFYSMLRRSIVKLVIGFILLLNATNLLIFTASGLTRGRPPLVIEGAETLAQPYADPLPQALILTAIVIGFGVLAFILVLVHRAYQTIGTDDMDKMKGIDT, from the coding sequence ATGGATACGGTTCTTGCTATTGTGATCGGAGGCCTATATGCCGCAGGGTTTTATTCGATGCTGCGGCGCAGCATTGTCAAACTGGTCATTGGGTTTATATTGCTGTTAAACGCCACCAACTTGCTTATCTTTACAGCAAGTGGTTTGACTCGCGGCCGGCCGCCGCTGGTTATAGAAGGAGCTGAAACTCTGGCGCAGCCGTACGCAGACCCGTTGCCTCAAGCGCTAATTCTGACAGCCATCGTCATTGGTTTTGGCGTGTTAGCCTTTATTCTTGTTCTGGTTCATCGTGCCTACCAGACAATCGGAACGGACGACATGGATAAAATGAAAGGAATAGATACTTGA
- a CDS encoding Na+/H+ antiporter subunit B, giving the protein MDSIILRTAARYLMPIFLLFSVIILLRGHNAPGGGFIGGLLAAGAFVFYAIAHGVAEASRKLLIAPYTLIAIGLLVAFGSSIRSFFNDQPFMSSEWSVLNMPWLGKLPIGTPLVFDAGVYLVVIGVTTTIVFSLAEE; this is encoded by the coding sequence ATGGATTCAATAATTCTGCGCACGGCTGCCCGTTATCTGATGCCTATATTCTTATTATTTTCTGTTATAATATTGCTACGCGGGCATAATGCCCCGGGCGGAGGGTTTATCGGAGGATTGCTCGCAGCCGGAGCGTTTGTTTTTTATGCCATCGCCCATGGAGTGGCAGAAGCGAGCCGGAAATTACTGATTGCACCATACACACTCATTGCCATTGGGCTTCTGGTTGCATTCGGCAGCAGCATACGCTCATTTTTTAATGATCAACCATTTATGTCGAGTGAATGGAGTGTATTAAACATGCCCTGGTTGGGTAAATTACCTATCGGCACTCCTCTCGTGTTTGACGCAGGCGTTTATCTCGTAGTTATCGGGGTTACGACAACTATCGTTTTTTCACTGGCAGAGGAGTAA
- a CDS encoding putative monovalent cation/H+ antiporter subunit A, with protein MGIITSILSVFVLALFAPVLYRIGRGATGWIAAMLPLGLAAYFSSLIPQVRSGEIMTESFRWIPSLGINLSFYLDGLSLLFALLISSIGALILIYAGRYLSGHPCLGRFYLYILMFMASMLGVVLADNLITLFVFWELTSLSSYFLIGFEHDRHESRAAALQALLVTGIGGLALLAGFILLGQAGDCLELSNLLNSGDAIRNHQLYVPILLLVLAGAFTKSAQVPFHFWLPSAMEAPTPVSAYLHSATMVKAGIYLLARLSPVLGGTDLWLYSLTTAGATTMVVGAYMAIQQSDLKLILAYSTVSVLGILTMLLGLGTELAIKAAMVFLVGHVLYKAALFLVAGAVDHETGMRDVNRLGGLWRVMPITAIAAGLAALSMSGFPPFFGFIGKELFYEAGLTAQSAAHLLTGVSMLTGMLLFAAAGMAGILPFIGRKNTLPKKPDEPTASLWLGPVLLAGSGLACGVAPGLVDTSLIAPAVSAIIGHPVPVKLALWHGLNPVLAIGAITVAGGLGLFAVRSKLIKVLSQLSNVVVLSPTHLYKQSLDGLMAIASLQTRIIQSGYQRYYLLIIFTVTTALVLYALISLGGLHGPVNLSNIQFYEAGLAALILMGALLSILTNSRLTAVAALGVVGYSVALIYIIHGAPDLANTQILIETLTVILFVLVVYHLPNFSKLSSVTVRIRDALISLFAGGTMTALVLKATNVQFHPTISSYFAENSVPLAHGRNIVNVILVDFRALDTLGEITVLAVAGIGVYALLKLKLKPKGV; from the coding sequence ATGGGGATAATTACTTCAATTTTGTCTGTTTTTGTGCTGGCGCTTTTCGCTCCAGTTTTGTATCGGATCGGACGTGGAGCAACCGGTTGGATTGCTGCCATGCTGCCACTGGGTCTGGCGGCCTACTTTTCAAGCCTTATTCCACAAGTACGCTCAGGCGAGATCATGACCGAATCCTTTCGATGGATACCAAGTTTAGGGATTAATCTTTCCTTTTATTTAGATGGCTTGAGCCTGCTCTTTGCTTTGCTAATCAGCAGTATCGGAGCTCTGATACTGATATACGCAGGCAGGTACTTGTCCGGGCATCCTTGCCTTGGCAGATTTTACCTCTATATCTTGATGTTCATGGCCTCGATGCTCGGGGTTGTTCTGGCAGATAACCTGATTACACTTTTTGTATTCTGGGAGCTAACCAGCCTGAGCTCATATTTCCTGATCGGTTTTGAACACGATCGTCATGAATCACGCGCAGCGGCGCTACAGGCGCTGCTGGTAACCGGTATTGGGGGACTGGCCTTATTGGCGGGATTTATCTTGTTGGGACAGGCCGGCGACTGCCTGGAGCTTTCCAACTTGCTAAACAGCGGCGATGCGATACGAAATCACCAGCTTTATGTCCCAATTCTACTCCTCGTTCTGGCCGGCGCCTTTACCAAATCTGCTCAGGTTCCTTTTCATTTCTGGTTGCCGAGTGCAATGGAAGCGCCCACTCCGGTCAGCGCTTATCTGCATTCCGCAACCATGGTGAAGGCGGGTATTTACCTGCTGGCCCGCCTGAGCCCCGTTCTGGGAGGCACCGATCTCTGGCTCTATTCCCTCACCACCGCAGGCGCTACGACCATGGTGGTTGGCGCATATATGGCCATCCAGCAGTCCGACCTCAAACTCATCCTGGCATACTCCACAGTAAGTGTTCTGGGTATTCTAACCATGCTCCTGGGTTTAGGTACGGAATTGGCGATTAAGGCAGCCATGGTTTTCCTGGTTGGTCATGTCTTGTACAAGGCTGCCCTGTTTTTAGTAGCAGGCGCTGTTGATCATGAAACCGGCATGCGCGATGTGAACCGGCTCGGTGGCCTGTGGCGTGTCATGCCGATTACGGCAATCGCTGCCGGACTGGCTGCGCTGTCGATGTCCGGGTTTCCGCCTTTCTTCGGTTTTATTGGAAAAGAACTTTTTTATGAAGCAGGATTAACGGCCCAATCGGCTGCTCATCTATTAACTGGCGTATCTATGTTGACGGGCATGTTATTGTTTGCGGCGGCCGGGATGGCAGGTATTCTCCCGTTCATCGGACGTAAAAATACCCTGCCCAAAAAACCAGATGAGCCGACGGCAAGTTTGTGGCTGGGGCCTGTGTTATTGGCTGGTTCAGGATTGGCCTGTGGTGTGGCGCCTGGTCTGGTCGACACCTCCCTGATAGCTCCAGCCGTATCGGCCATAATCGGACATCCGGTTCCCGTAAAACTGGCCTTGTGGCATGGCCTGAATCCGGTGCTTGCCATAGGTGCCATTACCGTTGCTGGCGGGTTGGGATTATTTGCAGTAAGAAGCAAGCTGATAAAAGTCCTGTCACAATTGAGCAATGTTGTCGTACTTAGCCCTACGCACCTGTATAAACAGTCACTCGATGGGTTGATGGCGATAGCCTCTCTGCAGACCAGAATAATACAGAGCGGATATCAGCGTTATTATCTGTTAATTATTTTTACCGTTACCACGGCTCTGGTATTGTACGCGCTGATTAGTTTAGGAGGATTGCATGGGCCGGTTAACCTGTCGAATATACAGTTTTATGAAGCAGGACTGGCGGCTCTCATCTTGATGGGAGCATTGCTGTCGATTCTAACCAACTCCAGATTGACAGCGGTTGCAGCACTTGGTGTGGTGGGATACAGTGTGGCCTTGATTTATATTATTCATGGAGCGCCAGACCTGGCCAATACCCAGATTCTGATTGAAACATTAACCGTTATCTTATTCGTGCTGGTGGTTTATCATCTACCAAACTTTTCTAAATTATCCAGTGTAACAGTGCGTATCCGCGACGCATTGATCTCATTATTTGCCGGCGGAACCATGACCGCTTTGGTGTTAAAGGCAACCAACGTTCAATTTCATCCAACCATCTCCAGTTATTTTGCAGAGAATAGTGTGCCGCTTGCCCACGGGCGTAATATCGTCAACGTTATTCTGGTAGATTTTCGCGCCCTTGATACACTGGGGGAAATTACGGTACTTGCTGTTGCCGGCATCGGTGTTTACGCATTGCTTAAGTTGAAACTCAAGCCGAAGGGGGTATAA
- the ric gene encoding iron-sulfur cluster repair di-iron protein, protein MSNQFNKDERIGKIVIDFPESAEIFMKHEIDFCCGGDRSVEVAITEDNPEVEVDAVLSEINEAYDNFLSEDYKQSDWESKSMTELLEFVENTHHAFMKKTLPITEELLLKIFKVHYSDDKDLLTEMYKLFMLLNLDINIHLIKEEEEFFPAIREYERTQDKDELKKVLKMISDAEDEHDAAGDILKSLRKLTNNYTLPEYGCTTFRIVYDKMQEIESDLFQHIHLENNLLFYKLKTEQ, encoded by the coding sequence ATGTCAAATCAATTTAATAAAGACGAAAGAATCGGTAAGATAGTTATAGATTTCCCTGAATCTGCTGAAATTTTCATGAAACATGAAATAGACTTTTGCTGTGGTGGAGACAGATCAGTAGAAGTAGCTATAACAGAGGATAATCCTGAAGTGGAAGTAGATGCAGTATTAAGTGAAATAAATGAAGCTTATGACAACTTCTTAAGTGAAGACTATAAGCAATCTGACTGGGAAAGCAAGAGTATGACAGAATTACTTGAATTTGTAGAAAATACTCACCATGCTTTTATGAAAAAGACTTTACCAATAACAGAGGAACTTCTATTGAAAATATTTAAAGTTCATTATTCAGATGACAAGGACCTTCTTACAGAAATGTATAAACTTTTCATGTTATTAAATTTAGATATAAATATACATTTAATAAAAGAAGAAGAAGAGTTCTTCCCAGCAATAAGAGAATATGAAAGGACTCAAGACAAAGATGAATTAAAAAAAGTTTTAAAAATGATTTCAGATGCAGAAGATGAACACGATGCGGCGGGAGATATTCTTAAAAGCTTGAGAAAATTAACTAATAACTACACATTACCAGAATATGGATGTACTACTTTCAGAATAGTTTATGATAAAATGCAAGAAATAGAATCAGACTTGTTTCAACACATTCATTTAGAAAATAATTTACTTTTCTATAAGTTAAAAACAGAACAATAA
- a CDS encoding pirin family protein, giving the protein MIQIVKSNDRHFNDFGWLQTYWLFSFSNYHDPENISHGRLRVFNDDIVKAQKGFDTHPHEEMEIISIVLDGEMVHEDTMGNTTTIRKNDVQRMTAGTGLYHSERNLSDKPVYFFQIWINPDKRGLEPSYAQKGFKPDLWQNKIKLLASDTPGEGIVSLNTEASIYRAVLEKGKRLDLEFDENRNPFIYMIKGKAEVNNAIIETRDQARIKNELSLEIVATDSSEFIMIDVPA; this is encoded by the coding sequence ATGATACAAATCGTAAAATCAAATGATAGGCACTTCAATGACTTTGGTTGGCTTCAAACATATTGGTTGTTTTCGTTCAGCAACTATCATGATCCTGAAAACATTTCCCATGGAAGACTGCGCGTGTTTAATGATGATATTGTTAAAGCACAAAAAGGATTTGATACTCATCCCCATGAGGAAATGGAGATTATATCCATTGTCCTTGATGGTGAAATGGTTCATGAAGATACCATGGGTAATACAACCACTATAAGGAAAAATGATGTCCAGCGCATGACAGCCGGAACCGGACTCTATCATTCGGAACGAAACCTGAGCGATAAACCGGTTTATTTTTTTCAGATCTGGATCAATCCAGATAAAAGGGGGCTTGAACCTTCCTATGCTCAGAAAGGATTTAAACCGGATTTATGGCAGAACAAAATTAAACTTTTAGCATCGGATACACCTGGTGAAGGCATTGTCTCTCTGAACACAGAAGCATCCATTTACAGAGCAGTCCTTGAAAAAGGAAAACGGCTTGACCTTGAATTCGATGAAAACAGAAATCCCTTTATCTACATGATTAAAGGCAAAGCAGAAGTAAACAACGCTATAATCGAAACGCGTGATCAAGCCAGAATTAAAAATGAATTATCCCTTGAAATCGTGGCGACTGATTCTTCTGAATTCATCATGATTGATGTACCGGCTTGA